The proteins below come from a single Streptomyces sp. M92 genomic window:
- a CDS encoding MbtH family protein codes for MVDVDDNVDYIVVLNGEEQYSVLPADREVPSGWTAEGFRGPRQKCLDHIDLVWTDMRPLSVRRRMEGN; via the coding sequence ATGGTGGACGTCGACGACAACGTCGATTACATCGTCGTACTCAATGGTGAGGAACAGTACTCAGTTCTTCCGGCCGATCGGGAAGTTCCGTCGGGGTGGACCGCCGAGGGATTTCGCGGGCCCCGACAGAAGTGCCTGGACCACATCGACCTCGTGTGGACCGACATGAGGCCGCTGAGCGTCCGACGGCGAATGGAGGGGAATTAA